From one Leishmania panamensis strain MHOM/PA/94/PSC-1 chromosome 11 sequence genomic stretch:
- a CDS encoding anion-transporting ATPase-like protein (TriTrypDB/GeneDB-style sysID: LpmP.11.0720) — MDPTLTELLHSNLQWIFVGGKGGVGKTTTSCALATLFATTPISDAAAPDGTRPRRVLLISTDPAHNLSDAFNQRFGPQPTPVKGLEDTLAAMEVDPKNFTHGALMSSLTGANSGGSASSLSREAEADAVEQTASFARIGAVLKEAARTMPGIDEISVFAEILHYVRTLSYDLLIFDTAPTGHTLRLLALPQTLNSTFDRLMSLEGLAPMLEAASHLIGSSLGAVGGDSVSGCEVATAMPSSSSTAPGAGSAGTGSSQGSWSITADEVRAKALHWRQVMEEVQDRFNDPSRTSFVCVCIAEFLSVYETERLVQELMKYNIGCDSIVVNQLVLKPSSEPPCRMCAARQKIQTKYLEQIDLLYDDFHVVKMPLLSDEVRGVPALKMFARFLQEPYNPDTHGYIDVQESC, encoded by the coding sequence ATGGATCCGACTCTGACAGAACTGCTGCACTCTAACCTGCAGTGGATCTTCGTTGGTGGAAAGGGCGGTGTTGGTAAAACAACCACGTCGTGTGCGCTGGCTACCTTGTTCGCCACGACGCCAatcagcgatgcagcggctcCAGATGGCACGCGACCGCGGCGGGTGCTGTTGATCTCCACAGATCCCGCGCACAACCTCAGTGACGCCTTCAATCAGCGCTTCGGCCCGCAGCCGACACCGGTGAAAGGGCTGGAGGACACCTTGGCCGCCATGGAGGTGGATCCGAAGAACTTCACCCACGGTGCGTTGATGAGCTCGCTGACAGGGGCGAATAGTGGTGGCAGTGCTTCGTCTTTATCCAGGGAAGCGGAGGCAGATGCCGTCGAGCAAACTGCCAGCTTTGCTCGTATCGGAGCTGTTCTCAAGGAGGCGGCACGCACCATGCCTGGCATCGACGAGATCTCCGTGTTTGCAGAAATTCTGCATTACGTCCGCACTCTGTCCTACGACCTCCTCATCTTCGACACCGCGCCGACGGGCCAcacgctgcgcctgctggcACTGCCTCAGACGCTGAACAGTACTTTCGACCGATTGATGAGCCTAGAGGGCTTGGCTCCGATGTTGGAGGCCGCCTCACACCTTATTGGCTCCAGCCTCGGGGCTGTCGGTGGTGACTCTgtgagcggctgtgaggtaGCCACAGCTATGCCTTCGTCGTCGAGCACAGCGCCCGGCGCGGGGTCTGCGGGTACGGGTTCGTCGCAGGGCAGCTGGTCCATAACTGCCGACGAAGTCCGCGCGAAGGCCCTTCACTGGCGCCAGGtcatggaggaggtgcaggacCGCTTCAATGATCCGAGTCGCACCAGCttcgtgtgcgtctgcatTGCCGAGTTTTTGAGCGTCTACGAAACGGAGCGGCTTGTGCAGGAGCTCATGAAGTACAACATCGGGTGCGACAGCATTGTGGTGAACCAACTGGTGCTGAAGCCGTCGTCTGAGCCCCCGTGTCGCATGTGCGCGGCTCGCCAGAAGATTCAGACGAAGTACCTCGAACAGATTGACCTCCTGTACGACGACTTCCACGTCGTGaagatgccgctgctcagcgaCGAGGTGCGCGGCGTTCCAGCGCTAAAAATGTTTGCGCGCTTTTTGCAGGAGCCATACAACCCGGACACACATGGCTACATCGACGTGCAGGAGTCTTGCTAA
- a CDS encoding PUF nine target 1 (TriTrypDB/GeneDB-style sysID: LpmP.11.0740): MAPKRCPNRLLVLCASINDVTAWPFWKFLQMKKIRGVTDMALLAFNSDGGSFEARIDGDKYQLKNYAKVRGYQHDMFESFVHRWHDPGRSYFVYGGHGMGDYVELEQNRVSLQVHELAGVFGTRSFEAVLFDACFMANLDCAYHLRHNTRYIGACEGYMWEPDTALDYHVFNTHNASAMSRFKDPLHILRVIQADYCSKAARGDFTIMDTTHIAELRQYVQAHVIQRVYDRATFYSLPQQERLQQMAEASMQASISEFGHPGGDSNVMNGVGGGVARLRSAPSLPEVLALSAAGRPTQRQRMRQAIQFEHALYPSEVEDKQLLDLKSYLTDMLQEEQQRRSWEAAALGPQRRVAAGRRRVRSDALQQGGVFGSAAPTSASSSFAVWRAPPSRALFVDRHGRLPAGASTGRAPLTTGGPVAANGAQEEATVPPPPPSGPYKGSAQEGLDLFHQVVVSHVPPKAASIYAAHLGGLSFTVHEYSAMSRPVEPWLVDSKKLLKRRAKVFLKNGELSEVVMESPKALAPVTSATLLAAVDKVATTAAVLAADSAGKPQHATSVTALPPSSRARMLSTDQRLSSTSSSSLTDGNPSLCLTSSAPLPTSLTDAYNRNTTVAVHDLPERAASYTPLPISKQRTSAC, encoded by the coding sequence ATGGCGCCAAAACGCTGCCCAAACCGCCTCTTGGTGCTGTGTGCCTCCATCAATGATGTCACCGCATGGCCGTTTTGGAAGTTCCTGCAGATGAAAAAGATTCGCGGCGTGACGgacatggcgctgctggccttcaacagcgacggtggcagtTTTGAGGCTCGCATCGATGGAGACAAGTACCAGCTCAAGAACTACGCCAAGGTTCGCGGTTACCAGCATGACATGTTTGAGAGCTTCGTGCATCGCTGGCATGATCCAGGTCGAAGTTACTTTGTGTATGGCGGGCACGGTATGGGCGACTACGTGGAGCTCGAACAGAACCGCGTCTCGCTGCAAGTGCACGAGCTCGCCGGCGTCTTCGGGACGCGTAGCTTCGAGGCGGTGCTTTTTGACGCCTGCTTCATGGCGAACCTTGACTGCGCCTATCACCTGCGCCATAACACACGCTATATTGGTGCCTGCGAGGGGTACATGTGGGAGCCTGACACAGCCCTCGACTACCACGTCTTCAACACCCACAACGCAAGCGCTATGAGCCGCTTCAAAGACCCGCTGCACATTCTTCGCGTTATTCAGGCTGACTACTGCAGTAAGGCGGCACGTGGTGACTTCACCATCATGGACACCACCCACATcgcggagctgcggcagtaCGTTCAGGCGCATGTCATACAGCGTGTTTATGATCGGGCCACCTTCTACAGCCTGCCACAGCaggagcgactgcagcagaTGGCCGAGGCGTCGATGCAGGCGTCCATTTCCGAGTTTGGTCACCCCGGCGGTGACAGCAATGTGATGAATggcgttggcggcggcgtcgcccGTCTGCGCAGCGCCCCATCGTTACCCGAGGTGCTCGCGCTTTCCGCCGCTGGTAggccgacgcagcggcagcgaatgCGGCAGGCGATCCAGTTTGAGCACGCACTTTACCCGTCGGAAGTAGAGGacaagcagctgctcgacttAAAGTCGTATCTCACTGATATGCTccaggaggagcagcaacgaAGGTCATGGGAGGCAGCTGCGTTGgggccgcagcgccgcgtcgcggCGGGTCGCCGTCGCGTGCGaagcgatgcgctgcagcaggggggCGTCTTTGGAAGCGCcgcccccacctccgcctcgtcctccttcGCCGTGTGGagggcaccgccgtcgcggGCGCTGTTTGTTGATCGGCACGGGCGGCTGCCCGCTGGTGCCTCTACGGGGCGTGCGCCGCTCACCACCGGCGGCCCAGTCGCCGCGAATGGCGCACAAGAggaggcgacggtgccgcccccgcccccctctgGCCCCTATAAGGGCAGTGCGCAGGAGGGACTGGACCTTTTCCACCAGGTCGTCGTGAGCCATGTCCCACCCAAGGCCGCTTCCATCTATGCAGCCCACCTCGGGGGGCTATCCTTCACAGTACATGAGTACAGTGCAATGTCGCGGCCGGTAGAGCCGTGGTTGGTGGACTCCAAGAAGTTGCTGAAACGTCGAGCGAAGGTGTTCCTGAAGAACGGTGAGCTCTCGGAGGTGGTGATGGAGTCCCCGAAGGCGTTGGCGCCCGTCACGAGCGCTACCCTCTTGGCCGCTGTGGACAAGGTGGCGACAactgcggcggtgctggcggccgATTCTGCGGGAAAACCTCAACATGCGACCTCCGTAACCGCGTTACCACCTTCCAGCAGAGCGCGAATGCTCTCCACGGATCAGCGTCTGAGTTCCACAAGCAGTAGTAGTCTCACGGATGGCAATCCTTCCTTGTGCCTCACTTCGTCAGCACCGCTTCCCACCTCCCTGACCGATGCATATAATCGCAACACGACAGTAGCAGTGCATGATTTGCCCGAACGAGCTGCCTCATATACACCATTACCCATCTCCAAACAGCGTACAAGCGCTTgctga
- a CDS encoding hypothetical protein (TriTrypDB/GeneDB-style sysID: LpmP.11.0730) has protein sequence MPGCHAPPARLAPHIGGRLYEDASLVSSTSQPASSIPDLTCKRASSLSRVQLQHRREEQLRHALEHTHPSQAEVSAVASTAYVQALMDLIDQHAVTVQQVTGNIDALREQREDRYIEFKQEVQQREVELQRLRNERSDLTLQVQEERERSTRLLHENTVLHAHQAEKREQLEKLVELCRARGRRLSALHKQNSRVTGSTPHQRRSMETNAGALAGASREDAITADVGDEESDPELNRMGISAKGTRAPASSAACSTSPALTSPPASMSIHKAVGATASFQWSSSSSPAALSGLAEDTEVAALLNVPYKVQVPGTPFGPSSHTITANAAATAHLLALNEEVNMLREQLEEQRATYEQERGARTTENDELHRQYLEKEAKYRTTIDQLELLHEESLRDLVQYRHSTEKRLRDVRGQVDWLRAALQEALGLAEKERRRQHNEVYTTEQRMSLQYYPKVQSLHAELEECRRGALAQAQYSTKVIAEKDALVKELRQKLKAEAGQRKRMEERYRLEMKGVHSELDLMRQSLRQMERRVYYRDVRDQASEEAQHGLERYYD, from the coding sequence ATGCCCGGGTGCCATGCACCTCCGGCACGACTGGCGCCGCACATCGGCGGCCGGCTCTACGAAGATGCCTCACTGGTCTCCTCCACGTCCCAGCCGGCGAGCAGCATCCCTGATCTTACCTGCAAGCGTGCATCAAGTCTCAGTAGAGTCCAGCTACAGCACCGCcgggaggagcagctgcgtcatGCCCtagagcacacacacccatccCAAGCGGAGGTATCTGCCGTAGCCAGCACTGCCTACGTGCAGGCGCTGATGGATCTCATTGACCAACATGCAGTGACGGTGCAACAGGTGACTGGTAATATTGACGCTCTGCGCGAACAGCGAGAGGATCGCTACATTGAATTCAAGCAGGAAGTACAGCAGCGTGAGGTTGAGTTGCAGCGCCTGCGAAACGAGCGGTCTGACCTCACGCTGCAGGTGCAAGAGGAGCGTGAGCGGTCGACCCGGCTGCTACACGAGAACACAGTGCTTCACGCCCACCAAGCTGAGAAGCGAGAGCAGCTAGAGAAGCTTGTGGAGCTGTGCCGCGCACGTGGGAGGCGACTGAGCGCTCTTCACAAGCAGAATTCCAGAGTCACTGGAAGTACCCCGCACCAGCGCAGGTCGATGGAGACCAACGCGGGCGCATTAGCAGGGGCCTCGCGTGAAGACGCAATAACCGCCGATGTCGGggacgaagagagcgatCCAGAGCTGAACAGGATGGGAATCAGCGCAAAGGGTACTAGAGCCCCCGCAAGCTCGGCCGCCTGCTCGACGTCGCCTGCGCTCACGTCTCCACCGGCATCAATGAGCATACACAAAGCGGtaggcgccaccgcctcgttcCAGTggtcatcgtcgtcgtcaccggCTGCTCTGAGTGGTCTCGCCGAAGATACCGAGGTGGCAGCGTTGCTCAACGTGCCATACAAGGTGCAGGTGCCCGGTACACCGTTCGGTCCGTCGTCGCACACCATCACGGCGAAcgcggcagccacagcgcaccTGCTTGCCCTCAACGAAGAGGTAAACATGCTTCGCGAGCaactggaggagcagcgcgccacGTACGAGCAGGAGCGTGGTGCGAGGACGACTGAGAACGatgagctgcaccgccagtATCTCGAGAAGGAGGCCAAGTACCGCACCACAATTGATCAGCTCGAATTACTTCACGAGGAGAGCCTGCGTGACTTGGTGCAGTATCGCCACAGCACCGAAAAGAGACTTCGCGATGTTCGCGGACAGGTGGATTGGCTacgcgcagcactgcaggaggcgctcgGGCtagcggagaaggagcgtCGCCGGCAGCACAACGAGGTTTACACAACGGAGCAGCGCATGTCACTCCAGTACTATCCTAAGGTGCAGTCTTTGCATGCCGAGCTGGAGGAATGCCGCCGCGGTGCACTTGCACAGGCGCAATACAGCACCAAAGTTATTGCAGAGAAGGACGCACTTgtgaaggagctgcggcaaAAACTCAAGGCTGAGGCGGGCCAGCGAAAGCGCATGGAGGAGCGGTACAGGCTGGAGATGAAGGGTGTGCACAGCGAGCTGGACCTGATGCGGCAGTCGCTGCGGCAGATGGAGCGGCGGGTGTACTACCGCGACGTGCGTGATCAGGCCTCCGAGGAGGCACAGCACGGCCTTGAGCGGTACTACGACTAG
- a CDS encoding hypothetical protein (TriTrypDB/GeneDB-style sysID: LpmP.11.0710) — protein sequence MFNANNDSEMTYFTAITNRDVEAMKTLIAQNCNVNEVAQDPALYHRTPLHMCVWDNFVEGAKLLLDAGADVNALDDLHDSPYLLSGAEGRQEIMEHIYKNAERTMRYGSQTSCRMKTSVPDYSIVNRFGGSALIPACERGHVEMVRLLVQKGVDVNHYNHYHWTGLLEAIELGGDDREHVEIVRILIENGADVNQVDGAGKTPLYLARKREQKRITALLEAAGGHE from the coding sequence ATGTTCAACGCCAACAACGACTCGGAGATGACGTACTTTACTGCCATCACCAACCGCGACGTGGAGGCAATGAAAACGCTTATCGCGCAGAACTGCAACGTGAatgaggtggcgcaggaTCCTGCGCTGTACCACCGCACACCCCTGCACATGTGTGTCTGGGACAACTTCGTGGAGGGTGCGAAGCTGCTACTGGACGCTGGTGCAGATGTGAATGCTCTTGATGACCTGCACGACTCCCCGTACCTGCTTTCAGGTGCTGAAGGGCGGCAGGAGATCATGGAGCACATCTACAAGAACGCCGAGCGAACAATGCGGTATGGAAGCCAGACGAGCTGCCGCATGAAGACGAGTGTGCCGGACTACTCCATCGTGAACCGGTTTGGGGGATCTGCCCTGATTCCTGCCTGCGAGCGCGGTCACGTAGAGATGGTGCGTCTGCTTGTGCAGAAGGGTGTAGATGTGAACCATTACAATCACTACCACTGGACTGGTTTGCTGGAGGCTATCGAGCTGGGTGGCGACGATCGCGAGCACGTTGAGATTGTGCGGATCCTCATCGAGAACGGTGCGGATGTAAACCAAGTGGATGGTGCCGGCAAGACGCCGCTGTATCTCGCGCGCAAGCGCGAGCAGAAGCGGATtactgcgctgctggaggctgCCGGCGGCCACGAGTGA